AAAAAAGCGACGCCCGAAGGCGCCGCTCTCTCATTCCGGAAGAAGCCGAAGCCTACTTCAGGGGCTCGTAGCCCGTGGAACCGAAGTGATAGTTCAGGCCGACGCGGACCGTGTTGACGCCGAAGTCGAGATCCTTGTAGTTGCTGTTGCCGTCGAGTTCGAAGTTCAGGTACTGATATTCGATCTTGCCGGAGATATTCGGCGTGAACTTGTGTTCAAGACCACCGCCGACGACCCAGCCGGTTTCGGTCTCGTCTTTCGACCAGCCGTTGCCCTTGACCTCAAAGCTGCCGTAAGCGAAACCGCCCGTGGCGTAGACGAGGCTGTTACCGAGAGCGTAGCCGAGACGACCACGAACGGTGCCGAAATAATCAAGGTTAGCTTCGTAGCTGTGCGCGTCGTAACCCACGCCCGAACCCTGGATGTCAGCTTCGATACCGATCACGAGCGGGCTGGTGCCGAAAGCGCCCTGCCAGTTGTAGCCGATCTGACCGCCGCCGAAGCCGCCATTGAAGTCGCCGTCGAACCTCGAGTCGGAATCGATATCGTCCCAACCGTAGCCGCCGTTGATACCAGCGTAGAAGCCGGTCCAGGTCGCAACGGGAGCAACCACCGGGCCGTCCTTGTAACCGCCAGCCTGGCCGCGATAGAGGTCAGCCGAATTTGCAGAGGCAATAGCCACGACGCTGGCGAGCGTCAGGCCAGCGATGCCGGAAAGAAGTTTCATCTCAAGTTCCCCATCTAGTCTTCTGTGTTGTCAACGTATGAAAGCACACGTGACACCACCAGCCCTAGGCAGTGCCTGCGTTTCATTCGATAGGCGGATACTAGTCTCCGAGGCAGTGCGGCGCAACAAGCTACCGGCAAGGAGCCGGATGCTTGGCATGCCAAGCCTTTTTGCGTCATAGAACAAAATATATCAATATTTTCCGTATATTATCGATCCGCCTACATTTAATTCGCGCATCGGTTTGGGTGGCATATAGGCAACAGGGGCGAGCAAAGCGCTCCTCAGGTTGAGGCCGGACGCGCTCCAAATGCGAGAAAAGCGGCCATTTGCGCCACCATTTGGTGTGTCCCGCGACTCAGATGAGGACATCGAAAGCCGAAAAAGCCGTCTCGATTTGCGGGCTTGAACACGACATTTCATCCCTTGCAATCCCTAGAGAAATCCGCCTTTTCCGGTCGCACGGCCCCGCCAAATAGATTATTCTCGCTCAAAATCGAGACGGAACGTCAGGCAGGGACGGGTTGATGGAACGGCGATATGCAGTGTGGGACGTGTTCACCAACTCGGCGCTATCGGGCAACCCGCTGGCCGTAGTCCTCGACTCGGGCGACCTCTCGGCCGAAGAGATGCAGGCCGTCGCGCGCGAGTTCAATCTCTCGGAAACCGTCTTCGTGTTGCCGCCTCGGCTGCCGGCCCATACCGCCTATGTGCGCATATTCACCCCCGCCGCCGAACTTCCTTTCGCCGGTCATCCGACCGTCGGCGTGGCGATCCAGCTCGCCGACGACCGGATATCGGGGGCCGCAGCCGATTGCGATGCGCTCATCGTTCTGGAAGAAGAGATCGGAAGCATTCGGGTCGGTGTGGTCGGCAGACGGGGACGCGCGCCTTACGCGGAATTCGACGTGCCGAAATTGCCGGAGCTTTCCGGCGCGCCCGCCCATGACGACCGCATCGCGGCAGCGCTGGGCCTTGCTCCTGGCGAAATCGGCTTCGCCAATCACAAGCCGTCGCAATACGATGCGGGGACTCCATTCACCTTCGTCCCGGTGCGCGACCTCGAAGCGATCGGGCGCGCCCATATCGTGGCGCAGCATTGGGATGAAGCCTTCCACGGCTCGGGCGGCAAGGTTTACCTCTATTGCCGAGAGACCATTCAGCACAGCGCGGCATTTCATGCCCGCATGTTCTCGCCGTCATTGGGCGTGGCTGAAGACCCCGCGACCGGATCGGCGGCCGCGGCCTTCTCGGCGGTCATCCATCGTTTCGATATCCTGCCGGAGGGGACGTCCGAGTTCGCAATCGAACAAGGCATCGAGATGGGAAGACCGAGCGAAATCAGGCTCGAAATCGAAATAGCGTCGCGCAAGCTCAAGCGCGTCCGCATCGGCGGGTTCGCCCGCCTCGTCATGCGCGGAAAGCTGTCCATATAGGCGCCAGCCTGGTTGGATCGACCTGGCGGCATCGATTGAATACGGACAATCTCTTCCCAACGCAGATCTAAAGCGTGGTATCGCGTCTGACATACGGCATGACGGCCCTGGCCGAACCGATGGTTGGAAGCCCGATCCCCGGGCAAAAAAATAGCCGGGCGTGAACCCGGCTATTTTCGACTTGCCGCAACGGTACCTTAGGAAACCGCCGAAAGCTCTCGCAGTCCGTCGTCGTCCGACGCCGAAAACAGCAGGCGCACGTCCATATAACGGATGCGACCGGCGACTTTCGCTTTCTGAACGCCGAGATCGCTGAAGCGGCGCGTGAAGATCGGCAGACCGAGCGGTTGCTTGCCCTTCGCCTCGCACCACTGGCAGTAGTCGTCGTAAAGCGCGAGAGCCGTCACACTGGAGCCGTTCTCGCGGCCGACCCGTTCGTCGAAATAAAGCTCGACGTCCGTCTTGGGTTGAGCCGGTGTCAGATCCGCATCCTCATCGAAGGCCAGAGCGGGAAGGCGCTGCGTGGGCGCGAAGGCAGGCGCGGGCGCGACGACACGAACGGGTTCAGGCGCGGGCAGGCCCTTGACGTCGAAGATCCGCCAATAGGAAAAGGCCGTATAGAACCCGAGGCTTGCACCAAGCTCCACGAGAAGCGCGATCAGCACGGTCAACGCCGTCTGCACGTCTTCGGTCTTATACCCGGTAAGCCCGGCCAGCATCTGGCTCTGAGGATCGCTGGCTTTTGTCGCCGCCTCCGAAGTCAGGTCGCCGAGTTCCGTGCGCAATTGCGTAACCTTCGCATCGAGCTTGTCGGCTTGCTCTGCAACCGCTAGCTCTGCCTTCAACTTGAAGTAGCTCTCGCAATAGGTCATGCTTTTCGTCGCGGTCGCATTCGCGCATTCGCCGCTCGATATCCAGCGGCCATTCTGCTTGAACGCCTCGATTTCACCCGCAACCGTGCCGGACGGGCGGTGCTCGGGCAGAGCAGCCAGCGCGGCGCGCGCGCGTTCGAGATCGGACCGAAGATCCGCATGCGTCTCGACCTTCAGCACGCGCTGGCTCGTCGTGTCAGCACGATTAAGCGCGGCAAAACCCAGCGATGACGAAAGCGAATAGGAAAAGCACACGACGAACAGCAGTGCGCCGCCAAGCGCCTGACTGTAACTGCGATTGCGCAGCGCCGCGAAGATAAAGAACGGCAGCAGTGCCTTGAAGCAGTCGGCAGCAGCACTCGCCCCGCCATAAAGCTGCGACTCGAACTCGGACTTGCCGAGCGTATATCCGAATTTCCAGTTCATCGCTGCGGAGACGATGAGAAGAATCGCCGCCGCCATAACGCCTGCTACACCGAGTACGTGTCTCATGCCTTGCCCCCATATGGGGCGCCGCTCCGCTGGCGGCGCCATTGCAAGGGGGCCAGCGAATTCTGTCGGTCTGACGTGATACAATATCCCGGGTGGCGCGCCCCGCAAAGACGCGCCGACAAGACCCGGCAGAAGTCACATGTCCGTGTGCGCTCGCGCTGAGCCGGAACGAGACTTTCTCGTCAAGGCTGCGTTCCGCCGCTGGTCCGCAGTCTTTTCCGGCGCAAGATCAAGCGCTTATTAGGCCCCCGACATCAGCTTTAGTGATTCGTGAAGTGTTAAGCGAGGATTAATTTCGCTGCACAAGATCTGGTGGACAGGTTGAAGCTCTGAACCTTTATGTTGATTTCCACACGCCGTTCACTGAATTTTGCCGAGAAGTGACAAAATCGGTTGCGATCTGTCGTGCCGCAACCGAAGATTAGATTTACCGTATCAGGATCGAATTCCCGGAGCCCTTGTTGACCCCGTAGCCGACTGGCAACTTGCGTCGAGGAGTTTATGGAATGCGCCCACTTGTTCTGCTCCTTTGCAGCACGGCGGCGTTGATCGGGCTGCCGATGCTGGCGGATCAGTTCCGCGCGGGCCCTCCGAGAGCGCTCAGAACTGCGGACTTGTCGAAGTCGCCTGATAAAACGGGCGCCGCCGCACCCGCGACATTGAAGAACGCTGCGGCGGAGCAGAAAGTGAATGAGCGTTCAGAACAACGCCCGGGGACGGCTTCCGCTCCGACCGGTCCGCTTCCTGTAAAATTGAGCGATGCGGCTGCTGTATTGCCGGTGCCGAACACGCGAGCCGAACTGATCGAGGCGATCGGCAAGGAACTCTCGCGGCTTGGCCTTTATCAGGGGCCGATCTCGAAAGCTTGGACGAAGACCATGCGCACAGCTGTGCGGCGTTTCAACGGAGCGAAGGCACCCCAGCCGACATCAGCTCTTCTTTCTGCCTTGCAAGCCGTGAAGCGCGACGAGAAATCAGTCAATGCGCCTCCATCGATCAACGCGCAAACGGTCGCGATCACGGTAGCGAAGATCGCCGACGCCCGCACGAGCGACGACATCGCGGCCGGGTCTCATCTTCGATCCGGCGATTATCCTCCGCCTTCGGCAGGCATACGCACTCGTTCTGGTCAGGCGTCGCGTGGCCCTGCGCTCACGCAGCGCGGCCGTGCGTCAAAAAAAGAACGGCCCGCGAGTGCAGCCAGAACGAAGCGTGCATCCATTCCGCGCGCTTCCCGGCCGGTCCCTAAAACGAAAAGCATGTTTGCGAATGCCAGCTTTTCCTGGCCCGGCTTGTAGACGCCGTTGGAGCTTTCATCAGGACAATCGTCCGGTCCCGACGGCGCCTTGTTGCCCCGACGACGCCCAACTGAAAAAACGCCCCACAACAGCACATTCCATCGACGATCAGATGTCCAGCGCTTCAGGCTCGGCGAAGGCGGCGCGGTCTTGAATGAAACGGAAGCGCGCTTCCGGCTTGTTGCCCATCAGTTGCTCGACGACCTCAGCGGCCGCCGCCTCTTCCGACTTCGCATCGATGCCGGTCAGATCGCCATCGCGGCCCGCAATCTCGACGCGCAGCATCATGCGCTTCTTCCGGTCCATCGTCGTCTCTTTCAACTGGGCGGGCATCATCTCGCCGAGGCCCTTGAAGCGGCTGACTTCGAGCTTGCCGCGTCCATTGAAGAGGGTGCGCTTCAATTCCGCCAGGTGCGCATCGTCGCGCGCATAGGCCGTCTTGCCACCCTGGCTGATACGGTAAAGAGGGGGAACCGCGAGGAAAAGATGGCCGTTGCGGATCAGATCCGGCATCTGCCGATAGAAAAACGTAATCAGCAGCGACGCGATATGCGCGCCGTCGACATCGGCGTCGGTCATGATGATGACGCGGTCGTAGCGAAGGTCGGCGTCGTTGTAGTGCTTGCCGGTTCCACAGCCGAGCGCGAGCGTCAGGTCCGAAAGAAGCTGGTTCTGGGCGAGCTTGTCGCGCGAGGCGCTGGCAACGTTCAGGATCTTGCCGCGTAACGGCAGGATGGCTTGAGTGGCGCGGTCGCGCGCCTGTTTCGCGGAACCGCCAGCCGAGTCGCCTTCGACGATGAAGATTTCGGTGTCGTCCTTCGCATTCTTCGAGCAGTCCGCGAGCTTGCCGGGCAACCTGAGCCTGCGCGTCGCCTTCTGCCGCTGCGTTTCCTTCTCGCGTTTCTTCCTGAGACGGTCTTCCGCGCGCTCGATGACGAAGTCCAGAAGGCCGTTCGCCTGCTGGGGCGATGCGGTCAGCCAATGATCGAACGCATCCTTGACGGTGTTTTCGACAATGCGCGCGGCCTCTGCGGTAGACAGCCTGTCCTTCGTCTGCCCCTGAAATTCCGGCTCGCGGATGAAGACCGAAAGCATCGCGCCCGAGGCGACGAAAACGTCGTCCGCCGTGATTTGCGCGGCACGCTTGTTGTTCGTGAGTTCGCCATACGCACGCAGAGACTTCGTAAGCGCCGCCCGCAAGCCCTGCTCGTGCGTGCCGCCTTCGGGTGTCGGCACGGTGTTGCAATACGACTGCATGAAGCCGTCATCGTCTGCGATCCAGGCAATGGCCCACTCGACGCTGCCATGTCCGCCTTCCTTCTGAACGCGGCCCGAAAACACATCCTTCGTAACCGTGGTCAGCTTCTCGATGCGAGAGGACAGGAAGTCTCGCAGGCCGCCGGGGAAATGAAAGACGGCCTTCTCTGGAACATCCGCATCGCCCTTCAGAAGCTCCGGCGCGCAGCTCCAGCGGATTTCAACGCCGCCGAAGAGATAGGCCTTCGCGCGTGCCATCTTGAAAATACGGATGGGACGGAACGTGGACCGTTCCTTGAAGATCTCGGGGTCGGGGTGGAAACGAACAGTCGTGCCACGCCGGTTCCTCACAGCGCCGACTTCTTCCAGCTTCGAGGTCGGCAGGCCGCGCGCGAAGGTCTGGCGATAAAGCTTGCCGTTGCGCGCCACCTCGACTTCGAGCTTCTCGGCAAGCGCGTTCACGACCGAGATGCCGACACCGTGCAGGCCGCCGCTTGTGGAATAAACCTTCGAGTTGAACTTTCCACCCGAATGCAGCGTGGTCATGATGACTTCGAGCGCAGACTTGCCCGGATATTTCGGATGCGGGTCGATCGGGATGCCGCGCCCGTTATCCGCGACCGAAAGCGTGCCATCGGCGTCGAGCGCTACTTCGATGAAGCTCGCATGTCCCGCCACGGCCTCGTCCATGGCGTTGTCGATCACCTCCGCGAAGAGGTGATGCATCGCCTTCTCATCGGTGCCGCCGATATACATGCCGGGGCGCCGACGCACCGGCTCCAGCCCTTCCAGCACCTCGATGTCGGCTGCGGTGTAGCTTTCGGCAGGCGCAACGCCACGCGCCACGCTTCCGGCCGCCCTCGGCTTTTCCGGCTCGCCGCCTTCGCCGAAAAGATCGCGTGTCGCCGCTGCGCTGTGCTTGGTCATCCTTCTCCCCTTCCGGCGCGCCGACGAAGCGCCGCGAATCCCAACCGGATGCGAGGATGGAAAGTTGCAAGCTGCGACCGATTTGGCAAGGGGCAGGCGCAAGCGACCGGGGGAAGTCGCGGACAAACGACAACCTCGGATGGCCCATTTAAGTCTTTTTGGAGCGAATGAGACTTCGCGCCCCGCGGCTTTCGGTGCCGGGTGCCGTCGCTTTTAATGTTTCTTAGCCATGTCGACCATCTTCGCGATACGTCGGATACACCGCCGTTGCACGGCGACGGTGACTTCCCCTATCAATCAGTATAGTTGCAGAACGCTTGCAGATGATGCCGGAAGAAACGGCACGCTGTTACACAGTTCGACAATAACGCTCTGCACCACTTCCCCGTAAACACTGCTTCGTTTCAAGAGGTGACATGGGCACCGATCTCGAAATCTTGCGGCCGCGGGGTCGCGGACGCCCCACTCTCTATAACGCGGCTTACTGCGACCGGGTGCTGGAACTCGCCGCCGAGGGCTGCTGCAAGGCCGAAATTGCCGCCGCGCTCCATGTCAGCGTGAAGACGCTCACCGCCTGGACCAAGACACATGAGGAGTTTCGCGACGCGATGACCCGTGCCAAGGAACTCGAATATGCATGGTGGCTCGCCGCCGGTCGCAAGGGCCAGTTCATGCGAACGTGGAACGCGGGCGGCTGGGCGCTTCAGATGCGAAACCGGTTCCGCAAGCGCTTCCGCGACAAGCTTCCGCCGCTGCGTGAGGAAAACCCGGAGGACAGCGTGAATGCCGAGCAACTCCGGGACGAAATGGAGCGCAAGCTTTCTCGCATCGCTGACGCCGGAGCGGAGAGCGGACTTCCTCTCGCAACTGACGGCAAGGGAGCTGAAAAGCCTCCGATTTGATTGGGCATTCTGGGCAAGGCCCGAACAACGCGAGCCATCCGGCGACTGGCATACCTGGCTCATTCTCGCCGGGCGCGGTGCCGGCAAGACGCGCACCGGCGCCGAATGGGTGCGCGCATGCGTCTGCGGGCCGACGCCGCTCTCGGGCGGACGATATTCGCGCGTGGCACTGGTGGCCGAGACGGCAGCAGACGCGCGCGACGTGATCGTGGAAGGGCCGAGCGGCCTTCTCCCCATCCATCCGCGCGGCTTTCGCCCGAAATTCGAGCCGTCCAAGCGTCGGCTGACCTGGCCGAACGGCGCGGTCGCGATGCTCTACAATGCGACGGAGCCGGATCAGTTGCGCGGGCCGCAGCACGACGCGGCGTGGTGCGACGAACTCGCGAAGTGGCGTTATGCACGCGAAACCTGGGATATGTTGCAGTTCGGCCTCCGGCTCGGCCATGACCCCCGTCAGATTGTGACCACGACGCCACGCCCCATTGCAATTATTCGCGAATTTCTCGCCAAAGAGGGGCATGGCGTCGTCTTGACGCGCGGCAGCACGTATGACAATCGCGCCAATCTGGCGCAAAATTACTTTAATACGGTTGTGAAAAGTTACGAAGGTTCAAGACTTGGGAGGCAGGAAATCAATGCAGAACTCCTGGACGACGTTGCTGACGCTCTTTGGACGCGATCTATGCTGGATCGGCACCGCGTTGCTCGGGGAGCTTCGCTTCCCCGGCTTGACCGTGTTGTGGTGGGGATCGACCCCGCGGCACGCCCAAGCGGGGCGGGTGATAAGACTTCAGAAACTGGGATTGTCGTCTGTGCCCTCGGCGAAGACGGTCGCGGTTACGTCCTTGACGATCTCTCCAACCGACAAGGACCAATGGGCTGGGCTCAAAAAGCGGTCGCAGGCTTCGACAGGTACGAAGCGGACGCCGTGGTGGTCGAGATAAACCAGGGCGGCGCAATGGTGGAGACGGTGCTGCGCGCGGTGCGCGGCGGGCTGCCGATCCGGGCGGTTCGCGCGAGCCGCGGCAAGACCGTGCGAGCCGAGCCCATCGCCGCGCTTTATGCGCAGGGCCGCGTGAGCCATGTTGGCGCGTTGCCGACACTCGAAGATCAGATGGTGCAGTTCACGCCCTTCGGCATCGAGGGCGACGGCGCGGCCGACCGCGTCGATGCGCTGGTGTGGGCGCTGGCCGACCTGTTCCCGCGCATGATCCGCCCCGTTCCCGACGCCGCGACGTGGGACGATGAGCGCGGGGGCGGCGGAAGCTGGCTTACTTGAATACTTCACCTCAACTGCGCAACCAGTTTTCGCACAGAAGCCCGTCGATGCGGGCGAACTCGCGTTCATTGGCCGTCACAAGCGTGCAACCAAGCGTGAGAGCGTGAGCGGCGATGAAGAGATCGTTGTTTCCGATCAACCGGCCTTCCCGTTCAAGATTTGAGCGAAGCGCGGCATAGGTTGTATCGGCGGGTGCCTCGAAAGGCAGGATATCAATCGTTGCGAGAATAAGATTTAACTGCCGGGTGAGCTGGAGCGAATTTCGTTTGGCGGCTCCGTAACGCGCTTCGCACGCGACAAAGATGCTGGTGCAGACATTCGTCTGCCCGACTTGGCGAATCCGCTTTCGGACGAGGCCCTTAGGGTTCCGAACGAGATCCGAAACGATGTTCGTATCGAGAAGATACTGCATCAGAAATCGACTGGTTCCGGAGGCAGATCCTCAATCTCGGGAAACTCATCCTCGATCGGCTCAAGCGTATCGAGGAGTTCCAGAAGAGAGAGTTTCCGCATCGGCTCGATGATGAGCTTGTCGCCTTCCTTGCGCATGATCGCCTCGTCTCCCGGCAACTCGAATTCGCGCGGGATGCGGACGGCCTGATTGCGCCCGTTTTTGAAAAGTTTGACCTGACGCTCCATTCACACTGCCCTCAGACATATGCCAGCAGCATATGCCAAACGTCATTGAACTGCAAGCACGCGCGTCACCGCCCCAAAGAGGTTCCCTTGCCCCACATCGACATCGTTCGGGAGGCGCGGGAGCGCCTCGCAGCCGCATGGCTGCAGGATCGCGAGAACCGCGAAGATGCGTTCACCGATCTGAAGTTCCTCGCGGGCGACCAGTGGCCCGCCGCCGTGCGCCAGCAGCGCGAGGCGCAGAGCCGCCCGTGTCTCACCATCAACCGCCTGCCGCAATTCGTGCATCAAGTCGCCAACAGCGTGCGCATGAACCCGCCGCAGATCAAGGCCATCCCGGCGGGCGGCGCGGCGACGGAAGCGCTGGCGGAGATCTTTTCCGGCCTGTTCCGGCACATCCAGTATCGCTCGAACGCGACGCACGTCTTCGCGCATGCGGTCTATTACGCGGTCGCGTGTGGCATCGGCCATTTCCGCCTCGCCACCGACTATGTGGACGACAACGCCTTCGAGCAGGAAATCCTGATCAAGCGCATCCAGCATCCGCTTTCGGTGTTCTGGGACCCGGCTGCCATCGAGCCGAGCCGCGCCGATGCCGATTATTGCCTCGTGTCGGAGATGATCGGCCGCAAAGAATTCGAAGCGCGCTTCCCCCATGCGGCCCCCGCCGATTTCGACACGCCCGCCGATGGCAGCGCGGAAAGCGGCCTGTTCTGGGCAAGCCGCGATGCCGTGCGCGTCTGCGAATACTGGGTTAAGCGGCCCGTCGAGCGCGCCATCGCAAGGCTCGCGCGCGGCGAGACAGTGGACATCACCGAGGTCGACCCGGCGGAGCTGCCGCGGCTTGGGATCGTCGCCACGCGCAAGGTTCGCTCGCACAAGGTGGAACGCTGGCTGCTTTCGGGCAGCGAGGTACTCGAAGGACCGAACGCCTGGGCCGGGCGCACCATCCCGATTTTTCCGGTGATCGGCGCGGAAACTGCGCTCGAGACGAAAACCGTCCGCAGCGGCCTCATACGCGCCGCGCGCGACCCGCAACAGCTCTATAATTTCTGGCGTTCGGCGGCGGCGGAAGCCATCGCGCTCGCGCCGCGTTCGCCGTTCCTCGCAACGCCAGCCATGATCGCAAAATTCAAGGGCCAGTGGGACACGCAGAACAGTGTCGCACGCCCCTATCTTCTCTACGAGCCGGACCCCGACGCACCAGGCAGCCGCCCGATGCGCGAGCCGCCGCCGGACGTACCGACCGCGCTGACGCAGGAAAGTGCCATCGCCGCCGACGAGATGAAGGCGACGACGGGCATCTACGACGCAGCGCTCTGGGCGCGGTCGAACGAGATTTCCGGCGTGGCCATTCGGGCGCGTGAAAATCAGGGCGGCAACGCGGCGCTTCACTATCAGGATAACCTGATGGCGACGCTGCATCATCTCGGCAAGGCGCTGATTGACCTCGTGCCGAAGATTTACGACAGCGAGCGGACGCTTCGCATCATGCGAGAGGACGACAGCCAGGAGCCCGTGCGCATCAATGCCGCCGTTATGGGCGTTGACGGCAAGCCCATGCTGCTGAACGACCTTTCGCAAGGCGTCTACGACGTGCGCGTGA
The Rhodomicrobium lacus DNA segment above includes these coding regions:
- a CDS encoding DNA-packaging protein gives rise to the protein MPSNSGTKWSASFLASLTPERRADFLSQLTARELKSLRFDWAFWARPEQREPSGDWHTWLILAGRGAGKTRTGAEWVRACVCGPTPLSGGRYSRVALVAETAADARDVIVEGPSGLLPIHPRGFRPKFEPSKRRLTWPNGAVAMLYNATEPDQLRGPQHDAAWCDELAKWRYARETWDMLQFGLRLGHDPRQIVTTTPRPIAIIREFLAKEGHGVVLTRGSTYDNRANLAQNYFNTVVKSYEGSRLGRQEINAELLDDVADALWTRSMLDRHRVARGASLPRLDRVVVGIDPAARPSGAGDKTSETGIVVCALGEDGRGYVLDDLSNRQGPMGWAQKAVAGFDRYEADAVVVEINQGGAMVETVLRAVRGGLPIRAVRASRGKTVRAEPIAALYAQGRVSHVGALPTLEDQMVQFTPFGIEGDGAADRVDALVWALADLFPRMIRPVPDAATWDDERGGGGSWLT
- a CDS encoding type II toxin-antitoxin system VapC family toxin, giving the protein MQYLLDTNIVSDLVRNPKGLVRKRIRQVGQTNVCTSIFVACEARYGAAKRNSLQLTRQLNLILATIDILPFEAPADTTYAALRSNLEREGRLIGNNDLFIAAHALTLGCTLVTANEREFARIDGLLCENWLRS
- a CDS encoding antitoxin gives rise to the protein MERQVKLFKNGRNQAVRIPREFELPGDEAIMRKEGDKLIIEPMRKLSLLELLDTLEPIEDEFPEIEDLPPEPVDF
- the parE gene encoding DNA topoisomerase IV subunit B, which encodes MTKHSAAATRDLFGEGGEPEKPRAAGSVARGVAPAESYTAADIEVLEGLEPVRRRPGMYIGGTDEKAMHHLFAEVIDNAMDEAVAGHASFIEVALDADGTLSVADNGRGIPIDPHPKYPGKSALEVIMTTLHSGGKFNSKVYSTSGGLHGVGISVVNALAEKLEVEVARNGKLYRQTFARGLPTSKLEEVGAVRNRRGTTVRFHPDPEIFKERSTFRPIRIFKMARAKAYLFGGVEIRWSCAPELLKGDADVPEKAVFHFPGGLRDFLSSRIEKLTTVTKDVFSGRVQKEGGHGSVEWAIAWIADDDGFMQSYCNTVPTPEGGTHEQGLRAALTKSLRAYGELTNNKRAAQITADDVFVASGAMLSVFIREPEFQGQTKDRLSTAEAARIVENTVKDAFDHWLTASPQQANGLLDFVIERAEDRLRKKREKETQRQKATRRLRLPGKLADCSKNAKDDTEIFIVEGDSAGGSAKQARDRATQAILPLRGKILNVASASRDKLAQNQLLSDLTLALGCGTGKHYNDADLRYDRVIIMTDADVDGAHIASLLITFFYRQMPDLIRNGHLFLAVPPLYRISQGGKTAYARDDAHLAELKRTLFNGRGKLEVSRFKGLGEMMPAQLKETTMDRKKRMMLRVEIAGRDGDLTGIDAKSEEAAAAEVVEQLMGNKPEARFRFIQDRAAFAEPEALDI
- a CDS encoding PhzF family phenazine biosynthesis protein, with the protein product MERRYAVWDVFTNSALSGNPLAVVLDSGDLSAEEMQAVAREFNLSETVFVLPPRLPAHTAYVRIFTPAAELPFAGHPTVGVAIQLADDRISGAAADCDALIVLEEEIGSIRVGVVGRRGRAPYAEFDVPKLPELSGAPAHDDRIAAALGLAPGEIGFANHKPSQYDAGTPFTFVPVRDLEAIGRAHIVAQHWDEAFHGSGGKVYLYCRETIQHSAAFHARMFSPSLGVAEDPATGSAAAAFSAVIHRFDILPEGTSEFAIEQGIEMGRPSEIRLEIEIASRKLKRVRIGGFARLVMRGKLSI
- a CDS encoding outer membrane protein, which codes for MKLLSGIAGLTLASVVAIASANSADLYRGQAGGYKDGPVVAPVATWTGFYAGINGGYGWDDIDSDSRFDGDFNGGFGGGQIGYNWQGAFGTSPLVIGIEADIQGSGVGYDAHSYEANLDYFGTVRGRLGYALGNSLVYATGGFAYGSFEVKGNGWSKDETETGWVVGGGLEHKFTPNISGKIEYQYLNFELDGNSNYKDLDFGVNTVRVGLNYHFGSTGYEPLK
- a CDS encoding portal protein, with translation MPHIDIVREARERLAAAWLQDRENREDAFTDLKFLAGDQWPAAVRQQREAQSRPCLTINRLPQFVHQVANSVRMNPPQIKAIPAGGAATEALAEIFSGLFRHIQYRSNATHVFAHAVYYAVACGIGHFRLATDYVDDNAFEQEILIKRIQHPLSVFWDPAAIEPSRADADYCLVSEMIGRKEFEARFPHAAPADFDTPADGSAESGLFWASRDAVRVCEYWVKRPVERAIARLARGETVDITEVDPAELPRLGIVATRKVRSHKVERWLLSGSEVLEGPNAWAGRTIPIFPVIGAETALETKTVRSGLIRAARDPQQLYNFWRSAAAEAIALAPRSPFLATPAMIAKFKGQWDTQNSVARPYLLYEPDPDAPGSRPMREPPPDVPTALTQESAIAADEMKATTGIYDAALWARSNEISGVAIRARENQGGNAALHYQDNLMATLHHLGKALIDLVPKIYDSERTLRIMREDDSQEPVRINAAVMGVDGKPMLLNDLSQGVYDVRVKIGPAYATRRSEAADAMLQFIRAVPQAAGIAGDLVAKTMDWPGADEIAARLKRTPPEVTGEAASPEVRAAQARQQALAEAELARAQSLAAKSGADAAKAEAVAQQAALDAAKAEAELKASGKAPAGPAAL